One region of Bombyx mori chromosome 27, ASM3026992v2 genomic DNA includes:
- the LOC101743574 gene encoding latrophilin Cirl isoform X2 codes for MDLTSETKKHKMALEPLEKAVSTKRTGLEDLKSLLEDRGGDETDSSEGRVHRLLSAKTNIKCFNRLKTMLFLLVMVVFDGRMLAEARSSEPRYETAYACEGKTLKIGCGEGSVIHLIRANYGRFSITICNDHGNTDWSVNCMSTRSLRVLHSKCSMHQNCSISANTNIFGDPCPNTLKYLEAHYQCVPASTTSTTNRPSPPWLITSPQTVWRSTIAPLPKNPVQTQNERKKPTVITPPTFRPHITLPPEVKLGDIGTKKTTLRQPDTSSEKEPSVSPKDVIPEEKDETPKEVELDQNQRNDNPAIEEDPEPVTEEPPKEDDSDLTVSVNSPPKDKHDILQDLFPTKEIKAIARHAYCPQVTARGLLWNWTLAETYGVQPCPGGATGLARWKCTLTPHYYVGDEKPRRRTGLPSGENFHDLGLDQPVDKHLQLVRRLGSEVLLKGRNGDTPELMVDYRGSSLPDAQASSDNSLINVEQIYNLVPEWHGASPDLSECRSVWLNNLEARVREGESLLSISNDLAQVTSSKTLYGGDMMTTTSIMKKLAQRMSQNIQSFRDPSQREALVTDMLLGVIKTGSNLLEESQRASWGDLSVEGQNRVASALLTHLEENAFLLADAVSKEKTILQIVKNICLSVRVLEVKNVEDETFPSVIAQEQWKASEDIITIPKAALLDNRQNDLVRIVFFAFDRLEEILPPTFGKTAPHYAPHRSEVGGAPASSTSINSEKEKKNITRLLNSKVISASLGNGRHIQLSQMVKVTMKHLQTENVTNPACVFWDYTLHGWSPEGCEVEWTNSTHTGCACSHLTNFAVLMDVHGVALSAAHELALQTLTYVGCGISTVALSAAMIVFTCFGNTKSDRSLIHKNLCACLLVAEVVFLAGIDKTQNRIFCGIIAGLLHYFFLAAFAWMFLEGFHLYAMLVEVFEPEHPRARWYCACAYLAPALVVLASAAAYPGGYGTAQHCWLSTDRMFIMSFVGPVTLVLLANLICLSMVIYMMCTHSTVSLKAKDDSKLYKIKVWLKSSLVLVFLLGLTWAFGLLYLNQQTVVMAYAFTILNSLQGLVIFIFHCLQNDKFRNECARLSRRHRWLSCCLYWTGQPSETLQHNNGPSGSSSNHVDTRQGSVKSRRYHQAAPPDDELDPRDVTSYNIHPETRWNVRPTAPIYVPNDDARSIRVPTPQNIPHSASHSHSIASMHSYRAMEIPNDYQNLRSRSPSCFSNKMAASIGANEWAGSNAGASVWKNTSSKHHVGNTSTLPHHDTLSRQLAPPNHLHSPYECEPVAPGSPRHMKDEESPLHHQGYQTTRSYNHDFRNPHVYMSQHSPGSQEMIFRKHYKDDRRKHHHHHGSQNMNHTYSEIASQQGRMYRRGSEQEFRVIQDDPVYEEIERNETMMSDVSDDNSGPDCRQNVGHHGSSSSKFFGDHRPLISYSPGERHHHDPEHYGKYGKWDTLERYDPRHYESGRLMHQYHQPQENMRALAAVLNGENNVVCHLEPHNSYDVYQPQSGNPRTVSQPSF; via the exons AGCCACGATATGAGACAGCGTACGCCTGTGAAGGGAAGACCCTTAAGATAGGCTGCGGCGAGGGATCCGTGATTCATCTAATAAGGGCGAACTACGGTCGTTTCTCGATAACGATATGCAATGACCACGGGAACACCGACTGGAGCGTAAATTGCATGTCCACGAGGAGTTTGAGGGTTTTGCATAGCAA atgCAGCATGCACCAGAATTGCAGTATATCGGCCAACACGAATATATTTGGTGATCCGTGTCCTAATACGTTGAAGTATTTAGAAGCGCATTATCAATGTGTGCCGG CTTCAACAACAAGCACGACCAACAGACCGTCTCCTCCCTGGCTAATCACGTCTCCTCAAACGGTGTGGAGGTCCACCATCGCTCCGCTACCGAAGAACCCAGTCCAAACGCAGAATGAGAGGAAGAAACCAACTGTGATCACACCGCCCACATTCAGGCCTCACATTACTTTACCTCCAGAAGTAAAGTTGGGCGACATTGGGACCAAG AAGACAACTCTAAGACAACCAGATACATCGTCGGAGAAGGAGCCTTCAGTGAGCCCCAAGGACGTCATTCCTGAAGAGAAAGATGAAACACCCAAAGAAGTTGAACTAGACCAAAACCAAAGAAACGACAATCCTGCGATAGAAGAAGATCCAG AACCAGTAACTGAAGAACCACCTAAAGAAGATGATTCCGATTTGACTGTATCAGTCAATTCACCACCAAAAGACAAACATGATATTCTGCAAGATTTATTCC CAACGAAAGAAATAAAAGCAATCGCCCGCCACGCTTACTGTCCTCAAGTGACAGCTAGAGGCTTACTGTGGAATTGGACATTGGCGGAGACTTATGGGGTGCAGCCGTGTCCTGGTGGAGCTACCGGACTGGCTCGATGGAA ATGCACACTAACACCACATTACTACGTTGGAGACGAAAAACCAAGAAGACGAACGGGTCTACCCTCAGGAGAGAATTTCCATGATTTAGGTCTAGACCAACCCGTGGACAAGCACTTGCAATTGGTCCGACGGCTGGGCTCGGAAGTGCTCCTTAAAG GCCGCAATGGTGACACGCCAGAACTAATGGTCGATTATAGAGGGAGCAGCCTTCCTGATGCTCAGGCATCTAGTGACAACTCTCTCATCAATGTTGAACAGATTTACA ATTTAGTACCAGAATGGCATGGAGCATCACCAGACCTTAGCGAGTGCAGATCCGTATGGCTGAACAATTTGGAAGCGAGGGTCAGAGAAGGAGAATCGCTACTTAGTATCAGCAATGATTTGGCACAG GTAACATCTTCGAAGACCCTCTACGGCGGAGACATGATGACAACTACGAGTATCATGAAGAAGCTAGCCCAGCGGATGTCGCAGAACATACAAAGCTTCCGGGACCCGAGCCAAAGAGAAGCTCTCGTTACCGATATGCTGCTTGGAGTTATTAAAACTG GATCGAATCTTCTAGAAGAGAGTCAGCGAGCGTCCTGGGGCGACTTGAGCGTGGAAGGACAGAACCGCGTCGCCAGTGCACTGCTCACGCACTTAGAAGAAAACGCCTTCTTACTAGCAGATGCCGTTTCAAAAGagaaaacaattttacaaaTCGTCAAAAACATAT GCCTCTCCGTGAGAGTTTTGGAAGTGAAAAACGTAGAAGATGAAACATTCCCATCTGTGATAGCCCAAGAACAGTGGAAGGCTTCAGAAGACATCATTACGATACCAAAAGCTGCTTTATTAG ACAACCGACAAAACGATCTGGTCAGGATTGTATTCTTCGCGTTCGATCGCCTCGAAGAAATTCTGCCCCCGACCTTCGGCAAGACCGCCCCTCACTACGCGCCCCACCGCTCCGAGGTCGGGGGGGCGCCCGCGTCCTCCACCAGCATTAACTCTGAGaaggaaaagaaaaatatcACAAGGCTACTGAATTCCAAG GTGATATCCGCGAGTTTAGGGAACGGCCGCCATATCCAGCTCTCGCAAATGGTCAAAGTCACCATGAAGCATCTGCAAACGGAGAACGTAACCAATCCCGCCTGCGTGTTCTGGGATTATACTTTGCA TGGCTGGTCCCCTGAAGGTTGTGAGGTGGAGTGGACGAACTCGACTCACACCGGCTGCGCGTGCTCCCACCTCACGAACTTCGCCGTCCTGATGGACGTTCACGGCGTGGCCCTCAGCGCTGCCCACGAGCTCGCCCTGCAGACCCTGACGTACGTCGGCTGCGGGATATCCACTGTCGCTCTGTCTGCTGCCATGATCGTGTTCACCTGCTTCGGGAACACTAAG tCGGATCGCAGCTTAATCCATAAGAACCTATGCGCCTGTCTGCTTGTCGCCGAAGTAGTGTTTCTGGCCGGTATCGATAAAACACAGAATAGAATATTCTGCGGGATCATCGCTGGGCTGTTGCACTATTTCTTCTTGGCGGCCTTCGCTTGGATGTTTCTAGAAG GGTTCCACCTGTACGCGATGCTGGTGGAGGTGTTCGAGCCGGAGCACCCTCGCGCGCGCTGGTACTGCGCATGCGCGTACCTGGCGCCGGCGCTGGTGGTGCTCGCGTCGGCGGCCGCGTACCCCGGCGGCTACGGCACCGCCCAGCACTGCTGGCTCTCCACCGACCGCATGTTCATCATGAGCTTCGTCGGACCCGTCACCTTGGTTTTGTTG GCCAACTTGATATGTCTGAGCATGGTAATCTACATGATGTGCACTCACTCCACTGTGTCGCTGAAGGCCAAAGACGATTCCAAGCTATACAAGATCAA ggTCTGGTTGAAGAGCTCCCTCGTTTTAGTGTTCTTGTTGGGCTTGACTTGGGCTTTCGGTCTTCTCTACCTAAACCAGCAGACAGTGGTCATGGCTTATGCGTTTACCATCCTGAACTCCCTCCAAGGGTTGGTCATCTTCATATTCCATTGTCTCCAGAATGACAAG TTCCGCAACGAATGCGCTCGTCTGAGTCGTCGCCACCGCTGGCTCTCGTGCTGCTTGTACTGGACGGGGCAGCCCTCGGAGACCCTTCAGCACAACAATGGACCCTCGGGGTCCAGCTCGAACCACGTCGACACGCGCCAGGGCTCCGTCAAGAGCAGGAGGTACCACCAGGCAGCGCCGCCTGACGACGAATTGGACCCCAGAGATGTGACG agcTACAACATACATCCGGAAACGAGATGGAACGTACGCCCGACCGCGCCGATATACGTGCCAAACGACGACGCAAGATCGATCCGTGTGCCCACTCCGCAAAACATCCCCCACAGTGCGTCGCACTCACATAGCATCGCGTCTATGCATAGCTACAGGGCGATGGAAATACCGAACGATTATCAAAATCTGAGGTCGCGttcgccatcttgcttttcGAACAAAATGGCGGCCTCGATTGGCGCGAACGAATGGGCGGGCAGCAATGCCGGTGCCAGTGTATGGAAG AACACTTCTTCTAAACACCACGTTGGGAACACTTCAACGCTACCGCATCACGACACTCTCTCCAGGCAACTGGCGCCCCCAAATCATCTCCACAGCCCTTACGAGTGCGAACCGGTGGCTCCTGGCTCACCGCGCCACATGAAAGACGAAGAAAGCCCCCTCCATCATCAAGGATACCAGACCACGCGGAGCTACAACCACGACTTCCGGAACCCCCACGTCTACATGTCCCAGCACTCGCCGGGAAGTCAAGAGATGATTTTTCGGAAGCATTACAAGGACGACCGCAGGAAACACCACCATCACCACGGAAGCCAGAACATGAACCACACGTATTCGGAGATAGCGTCCCAACAGGGCCGGATGTACAGGCGCGGATCCGAACAGGAGTTCCGCGTGATCCAGGACGATCCGGTTTACGAGGAGATAGAGAGAAACGAAACGATGATGTCAGACGTGTCCGACGACAACTCCGGACCGGACTGCAGACAGAATGTAGGTCACCACGGCTCATCTAGCTCCAAGTTTTTTGGGGACCACCGACCGCTGATATCGTACAGCCCAGGCGAGAGGCACCACCACGACCCGGAGCATTACGGGAAGTACGGTAAATGGGACACGTTAGAGCGCTACGATCCGAGGCATTACGAAAGCGGTCGGCTGATGCACCAATACCACCAGCCTCAAGAGAACATGAGGGCGCTTGCGGCCGTCCTCAACGGGGAGAACAACGTCGTCTGCCATTTGGAGCCTCACAATTCTTACGACGTGTACCAGCCTCAGAGCGGCAACCCCAGGACTGTATCCCAGCCCAGTTTCTGA
- the LOC101743574 gene encoding latrophilin Cirl isoform X4 yields the protein MDLTSETKKHKMALEPLEKAVSTKRTGLEDLKSLLEDRGGDETDSSEGRVHRLLSAKTNIKCFNRLKTMLFLLVMVVFDGRMLAEARSSEPRYETAYACEGKTLKIGCGEGSVIHLIRANYGRFSITICNDHGNTDWSVNCMSTRSLRVLHSKCSMHQNCSISANTNIFGDPCPNTLKYLEAHYQCVPASTTSTTNRPSPPWLITSPQTVWRSTIAPLPKNPVQTQNERKKPTVITPPTFRPHITLPPEVKLGDIGTKKTTLRQPDTSSEKEPSVSPKDVIPEEKDETPKEVELDQNQRNDNPAIEEDPEPVTEEPPKEDDSDLTVSVNSPPKDKHDILQDLFPTKEIKAIARHAYCPQVTARGLLWNWTLAETYGVQPCPGGATGLARWKCTLTPHYYVGDEKPRRRTGLPSGENFHDLGLDQPVDKHLQLVRRLGSEVLLKGRNGDTPELMVDYRGSSLPDAQASSDNSLINVEQIYTDLVPEWHGASPDLSECRSVWLNNLEARVREGESLLSISNDLAQVTSSKTLYGGDMMTTTSIMKKLAQRMSQNIQSFRDPSQREALVTDMLLGVIKTGSNLLEESQRASWGDLSVEGQNRVASALLTHLEENAFLLADAVSKEKTILQIVKNICLSVRVLEVKNVEDETFPSVIAQEQWKASEDIITIPKAALLDNRQNDLVRIVFFAFDRLEEILPPTFGKTAPHYAPHRSEVGGAPASSTSINSEKEKKNITRLLNSKVISASLGNGRHIQLSQMVKVTMKHLQTENVTNPACVFWDYTLHGWSPEGCEVEWTNSTHTGCACSHLTNFAVLMDVHGVALSAAHELALQTLTYVGCGISTVALSAAMIVFTCFGNTKSDRSLIHKNLCACLLVAEVVFLAGIDKTQNRIFCGIIAGLLHYFFLAAFAWMFLEGFHLYAMLVEVFEPEHPRARWYCACAYLAPALVVLASAAAYPGGYGTAQHCWLSTDRMFIMSFVGPVTLVLLANLICLSMVIYMMCTHSTVSLKAKDDSKLYKIKVWLKSSLVLVFLLGLTWAFGLLYLNQQTVVMAYAFTILNSLQGLVIFIFHCLQNDKFRNECARLSRRHRWLSCCLYWTGQPSETLQHNNGPSGSSSNHVDTRQGSVKSRRYHQAAPPDDELDPRDVTNTSSKHHVGNTSTLPHHDTLSRQLAPPNHLHSPYECEPVAPGSPRHMKDEESPLHHQGYQTTRSYNHDFRNPHVYMSQHSPGSQEMIFRKHYKDDRRKHHHHHGSQNMNHTYSEIASQQGRMYRRGSEQEFRVIQDDPVYEEIERNETMMSDVSDDNSGPDCRQNVGHHGSSSSKFFGDHRPLISYSPGERHHHDPEHYGKYGKWDTLERYDPRHYESGRLMHQYHQPQENMRALAAVLNGENNVVCHLEPHNSYDVYQPQSGNPRTVSQPSF from the exons AGCCACGATATGAGACAGCGTACGCCTGTGAAGGGAAGACCCTTAAGATAGGCTGCGGCGAGGGATCCGTGATTCATCTAATAAGGGCGAACTACGGTCGTTTCTCGATAACGATATGCAATGACCACGGGAACACCGACTGGAGCGTAAATTGCATGTCCACGAGGAGTTTGAGGGTTTTGCATAGCAA atgCAGCATGCACCAGAATTGCAGTATATCGGCCAACACGAATATATTTGGTGATCCGTGTCCTAATACGTTGAAGTATTTAGAAGCGCATTATCAATGTGTGCCGG CTTCAACAACAAGCACGACCAACAGACCGTCTCCTCCCTGGCTAATCACGTCTCCTCAAACGGTGTGGAGGTCCACCATCGCTCCGCTACCGAAGAACCCAGTCCAAACGCAGAATGAGAGGAAGAAACCAACTGTGATCACACCGCCCACATTCAGGCCTCACATTACTTTACCTCCAGAAGTAAAGTTGGGCGACATTGGGACCAAG AAGACAACTCTAAGACAACCAGATACATCGTCGGAGAAGGAGCCTTCAGTGAGCCCCAAGGACGTCATTCCTGAAGAGAAAGATGAAACACCCAAAGAAGTTGAACTAGACCAAAACCAAAGAAACGACAATCCTGCGATAGAAGAAGATCCAG AACCAGTAACTGAAGAACCACCTAAAGAAGATGATTCCGATTTGACTGTATCAGTCAATTCACCACCAAAAGACAAACATGATATTCTGCAAGATTTATTCC CAACGAAAGAAATAAAAGCAATCGCCCGCCACGCTTACTGTCCTCAAGTGACAGCTAGAGGCTTACTGTGGAATTGGACATTGGCGGAGACTTATGGGGTGCAGCCGTGTCCTGGTGGAGCTACCGGACTGGCTCGATGGAA ATGCACACTAACACCACATTACTACGTTGGAGACGAAAAACCAAGAAGACGAACGGGTCTACCCTCAGGAGAGAATTTCCATGATTTAGGTCTAGACCAACCCGTGGACAAGCACTTGCAATTGGTCCGACGGCTGGGCTCGGAAGTGCTCCTTAAAG GCCGCAATGGTGACACGCCAGAACTAATGGTCGATTATAGAGGGAGCAGCCTTCCTGATGCTCAGGCATCTAGTGACAACTCTCTCATCAATGTTGAACAGATTTACA CAGATTTAGTACCAGAATGGCATGGAGCATCACCAGACCTTAGCGAGTGCAGATCCGTATGGCTGAACAATTTGGAAGCGAGGGTCAGAGAAGGAGAATCGCTACTTAGTATCAGCAATGATTTGGCACAG GTAACATCTTCGAAGACCCTCTACGGCGGAGACATGATGACAACTACGAGTATCATGAAGAAGCTAGCCCAGCGGATGTCGCAGAACATACAAAGCTTCCGGGACCCGAGCCAAAGAGAAGCTCTCGTTACCGATATGCTGCTTGGAGTTATTAAAACTG GATCGAATCTTCTAGAAGAGAGTCAGCGAGCGTCCTGGGGCGACTTGAGCGTGGAAGGACAGAACCGCGTCGCCAGTGCACTGCTCACGCACTTAGAAGAAAACGCCTTCTTACTAGCAGATGCCGTTTCAAAAGagaaaacaattttacaaaTCGTCAAAAACATAT GCCTCTCCGTGAGAGTTTTGGAAGTGAAAAACGTAGAAGATGAAACATTCCCATCTGTGATAGCCCAAGAACAGTGGAAGGCTTCAGAAGACATCATTACGATACCAAAAGCTGCTTTATTAG ACAACCGACAAAACGATCTGGTCAGGATTGTATTCTTCGCGTTCGATCGCCTCGAAGAAATTCTGCCCCCGACCTTCGGCAAGACCGCCCCTCACTACGCGCCCCACCGCTCCGAGGTCGGGGGGGCGCCCGCGTCCTCCACCAGCATTAACTCTGAGaaggaaaagaaaaatatcACAAGGCTACTGAATTCCAAG GTGATATCCGCGAGTTTAGGGAACGGCCGCCATATCCAGCTCTCGCAAATGGTCAAAGTCACCATGAAGCATCTGCAAACGGAGAACGTAACCAATCCCGCCTGCGTGTTCTGGGATTATACTTTGCA TGGCTGGTCCCCTGAAGGTTGTGAGGTGGAGTGGACGAACTCGACTCACACCGGCTGCGCGTGCTCCCACCTCACGAACTTCGCCGTCCTGATGGACGTTCACGGCGTGGCCCTCAGCGCTGCCCACGAGCTCGCCCTGCAGACCCTGACGTACGTCGGCTGCGGGATATCCACTGTCGCTCTGTCTGCTGCCATGATCGTGTTCACCTGCTTCGGGAACACTAAG tCGGATCGCAGCTTAATCCATAAGAACCTATGCGCCTGTCTGCTTGTCGCCGAAGTAGTGTTTCTGGCCGGTATCGATAAAACACAGAATAGAATATTCTGCGGGATCATCGCTGGGCTGTTGCACTATTTCTTCTTGGCGGCCTTCGCTTGGATGTTTCTAGAAG GGTTCCACCTGTACGCGATGCTGGTGGAGGTGTTCGAGCCGGAGCACCCTCGCGCGCGCTGGTACTGCGCATGCGCGTACCTGGCGCCGGCGCTGGTGGTGCTCGCGTCGGCGGCCGCGTACCCCGGCGGCTACGGCACCGCCCAGCACTGCTGGCTCTCCACCGACCGCATGTTCATCATGAGCTTCGTCGGACCCGTCACCTTGGTTTTGTTG GCCAACTTGATATGTCTGAGCATGGTAATCTACATGATGTGCACTCACTCCACTGTGTCGCTGAAGGCCAAAGACGATTCCAAGCTATACAAGATCAA ggTCTGGTTGAAGAGCTCCCTCGTTTTAGTGTTCTTGTTGGGCTTGACTTGGGCTTTCGGTCTTCTCTACCTAAACCAGCAGACAGTGGTCATGGCTTATGCGTTTACCATCCTGAACTCCCTCCAAGGGTTGGTCATCTTCATATTCCATTGTCTCCAGAATGACAAG TTCCGCAACGAATGCGCTCGTCTGAGTCGTCGCCACCGCTGGCTCTCGTGCTGCTTGTACTGGACGGGGCAGCCCTCGGAGACCCTTCAGCACAACAATGGACCCTCGGGGTCCAGCTCGAACCACGTCGACACGCGCCAGGGCTCCGTCAAGAGCAGGAGGTACCACCAGGCAGCGCCGCCTGACGACGAATTGGACCCCAGAGATGTGACG AACACTTCTTCTAAACACCACGTTGGGAACACTTCAACGCTACCGCATCACGACACTCTCTCCAGGCAACTGGCGCCCCCAAATCATCTCCACAGCCCTTACGAGTGCGAACCGGTGGCTCCTGGCTCACCGCGCCACATGAAAGACGAAGAAAGCCCCCTCCATCATCAAGGATACCAGACCACGCGGAGCTACAACCACGACTTCCGGAACCCCCACGTCTACATGTCCCAGCACTCGCCGGGAAGTCAAGAGATGATTTTTCGGAAGCATTACAAGGACGACCGCAGGAAACACCACCATCACCACGGAAGCCAGAACATGAACCACACGTATTCGGAGATAGCGTCCCAACAGGGCCGGATGTACAGGCGCGGATCCGAACAGGAGTTCCGCGTGATCCAGGACGATCCGGTTTACGAGGAGATAGAGAGAAACGAAACGATGATGTCAGACGTGTCCGACGACAACTCCGGACCGGACTGCAGACAGAATGTAGGTCACCACGGCTCATCTAGCTCCAAGTTTTTTGGGGACCACCGACCGCTGATATCGTACAGCCCAGGCGAGAGGCACCACCACGACCCGGAGCATTACGGGAAGTACGGTAAATGGGACACGTTAGAGCGCTACGATCCGAGGCATTACGAAAGCGGTCGGCTGATGCACCAATACCACCAGCCTCAAGAGAACATGAGGGCGCTTGCGGCCGTCCTCAACGGGGAGAACAACGTCGTCTGCCATTTGGAGCCTCACAATTCTTACGACGTGTACCAGCCTCAGAGCGGCAACCCCAGGACTGTATCCCAGCCCAGTTTCTGA